In one Catenulispora sp. MAP5-51 genomic region, the following are encoded:
- a CDS encoding peroxiredoxin family protein, which translates to MKRLAVLAGAAVIAAGATAAAVWPDNDDAPTKAASATDILGRTEGTGSLRLLAFLATQPDTAVTTSRSQAVDLVSLQTQYGAKGLSTQIIDESGAGRDALTNTYYDWQLGGVLLAADPARALARQYNVTVTPTVVLLDAAGAVIKRWDSPVHTVQAAQVIAGKLTS; encoded by the coding sequence ATGAAACGACTCGCCGTGCTGGCCGGGGCAGCGGTGATCGCGGCGGGCGCGACCGCGGCCGCCGTCTGGCCCGACAACGACGACGCGCCGACGAAGGCAGCCAGCGCGACCGACATCCTGGGCCGCACGGAGGGAACGGGAAGCCTGCGCCTGCTGGCGTTCCTGGCCACGCAACCGGACACCGCCGTGACGACCTCACGGAGCCAGGCGGTCGATCTGGTCAGCCTGCAGACGCAGTACGGCGCCAAGGGCCTGTCAACGCAGATCATCGACGAGAGCGGCGCCGGTCGCGACGCCCTCACCAACACCTACTACGACTGGCAACTGGGCGGCGTCCTGCTGGCCGCCGATCCGGCCCGAGCGCTCGCCCGGCAGTACAACGTGACGGTCACCCCGACGGTGGTCCTGCTGGACGCCGCTGGCGCCGTCATCAAGCGCTGGGACTCCCCCGTGCACACCGTGCAGGCCGCGCAGGTCATCGCCGGCAAACTCACCAGCTGA